The following DNA comes from Streptomyces sp. NBC_00273.
CGAAACCGAATGACATGACGGTGTCCTCTCTCGCGTTATACGATGCCGTACAACGTGAGGCTAGACCTGTTGTACGGCTTCGTACAACAGGTCGGACAGGGTGAGGTGGGCCACAGATGGGCGCATTGCGCACACCGCGCGAGAAGTGGGTCGAGGAGGGACTGCGGGCGCTGGCCGCGGGCGGTGTGGAGGCCGTGCGGGTCGAGGCGCTCGCCAAGGCGTTGGGGGTGACCAAGGGCGGCTTCTACGGGTACTTCGCCGACCGCGACGCCCTACTGGCCGAGATGCTGGACACCTGGGAACGCGAGAGCGTGGACGATGTGATCGACCGGGTCGAGCGGGAAGGCGGCGACGCACGGGACAAGGTCCGCCTCGCAGGGCAGCTCACCTTTTCCAGCGACCGCCTGCTGCCCATCGATCTGGCCATCCGCGACTGGGCCCGCCGCGACCACGCCGTCGCGGAGCGCCTGCGCCGCGTGGACAACGAGCGCATTCAGTTGGC
Coding sequences within:
- a CDS encoding TetR/AcrR family transcriptional regulator; translation: MGALRTPREKWVEEGLRALAAGGVEAVRVEALAKALGVTKGGFYGYFADRDALLAEMLDTWERESVDDVIDRVEREGGDARDKVRLAGQLTFSSDRLLPIDLAIRDWARRDHAVAERLRRVDNERIQLARDAIGTFCDDPDEVEARALLAFCTAIGSHFLAADHPGTTRAPVIARAADIILDLRRGNSGG